ATTTATCCCATTGTTTTTCTATACCATCATATGTTTTTGGTTCAAATTTTCGAATATCAAAAGAGTCCATGACAAGCTTCCTCGCCTCTGTCAATGAATCTAGGGCTCCATTGGTAATAAACTGCACCAACAAGTTCCCAATAGCTGTTGCCTCATCCGGTCCTGCATACACATCGCATCCTGTAAAATCTGCACAGAGCTGGTTAAGTAATAGGTTTTTTGAACCGCCGCCAATAATATGAATACGCTTAATCGGCACATCATAGACTTCACCTAGCTGCAACAGCACTTCCTTATATTGAAAAGCCAAGCTTTCAAAGATACACCTAGCAATCTGTCCCGGTTCACTCGGAACGTTCTGCCCTGTCTCCCTACAAAAGGCTTGAATCTCTTCAATCATATTATCAGGATTTAAGAAGCGCTCATGATTAGGATTGATTAGACAGCCAAAAGGCTCTACTTCTTCAGCAAGCTCAACCAGTTCAGCAAAACTGTATTGGTAGTCATAGATTCGCTGGACCTCTTGAATTAGCCATAGCCCCATGATATTTTTAAGCACGCGATAGGTATTATATACACCACCTTCGTTGGCAAAGTTATATTGTCCGGCAAGTTCACTGGCTATGGGTGCATCACTCTCCACACCCATCAAGCTCCATGTACCCGAACTAATATAAGCAAACTCTTTATCGACAGCCGGCACTGCCGCAACGGCTGAACCTGTATCATGTGTTGCCGGCACGACAACATCCATTTTATCGAAACCTGTTTTGTCTAAAATCTCTGCCTTGACTTCTCCAAGCTTAGACCCAGGGGCAATCGGATCTGCAAAAATCGCACCGTCAAACCCGGTCACTTTGACAAGTTCTTCATCCCATGTGTTGGTATGAACATTCAACAGTTGCGTTGTCGTCGCATTCGTATACTCTATGGATGTCTTCCCCGATAACTTATAGTGCAGATAATCAGGAACCATCATGTATACCTTGGCATTTTCCACATCTTCAGGATGCATTTTATAGTGTTCCTTAAGTTGATATAAGGTGTTAAACTGCAAAAACTGAACACCGGTTTTTTCATATATCTCGTCTCGTCCGATTTCTTCAAAGACCTCTTCCATGGTGTGATCTGTTCGATGGTCTCGATAAGCATAAACCTTACGAATCAACTCACCTTGTCGGTCTAACAAGGCATAGTCCACGCCCCATGTATCTACACCTATTGATGATACGCTTGGATAGATTTCATATACTTTCTTCAATCCATCTTCGATTTGTTCAAACAAACCGTCCACATCCCAACGGTCATGTCCGTCAATATGTGTCATTGCATTTTTAAAGCGATGCAATTCTTCAAGTTTTAATTTTCCGTCTTCAATAGTGCCTGCAATCAGTCGTCCACTAGATGCACCAATATCGACAGCAATACATGTTATTGCCATGCTCTTGTCCTCCTATTCATTTAAATCACTTTAATAAAAGTATAACAAAAAAAGAAACCTCTGCCATTAACATAAGGCGAGGTTTGGACTGACAAAAAAAGAGGTCTTGGTGATTTGCCTGCCATTCATGACATCAAAAGGTACCGTTCATTACATTATCTTTTTATTCTTAAAAA
This sequence is a window from Vallitaleaceae bacterium 9-2. Protein-coding genes within it:
- the rhaB gene encoding rhamnulokinase; its protein translation is MAITCIAVDIGASSGRLIAGTIEDGKLKLEELHRFKNAMTHIDGHDRWDVDGLFEQIEDGLKKVYEIYPSVSSIGVDTWGVDYALLDRQGELIRKVYAYRDHRTDHTMEEVFEEIGRDEIYEKTGVQFLQFNTLYQLKEHYKMHPEDVENAKVYMMVPDYLHYKLSGKTSIEYTNATTTQLLNVHTNTWDEELVKVTGFDGAIFADPIAPGSKLGEVKAEILDKTGFDKMDVVVPATHDTGSAVAAVPAVDKEFAYISSGTWSLMGVESDAPIASELAGQYNFANEGGVYNTYRVLKNIMGLWLIQEVQRIYDYQYSFAELVELAEEVEPFGCLINPNHERFLNPDNMIEEIQAFCRETGQNVPSEPGQIARCIFESLAFQYKEVLLQLGEVYDVPIKRIHIIGGGSKNLLLNQLCADFTGCDVYAGPDEATAIGNLLVQFITNGALDSLTEARKLVMDSFDIRKFEPKTYDGIEKQWDKFRRL